One Cricetulus griseus strain 17A/GY chromosome 5, alternate assembly CriGri-PICRH-1.0, whole genome shotgun sequence genomic window carries:
- the LOC100753014 gene encoding SOSS complex subunit B2-like, whose translation MFGINHPPLFIKDIKAGLKNVNVVFIVLQLERVTRIKDGHEVRSYKVADETGSITISVWDEIGELIQTGDIIRLTRGYASMWKGCLILYTGRDGELQKIGEYCMVYSEVPNFSEPNPDYTGQQNKAVQNEKDRVSVGTFGPVGNGVKTRPESRGYHLPYTGTRSGRKPINQQLPGAHSSQTVMTTISNKRDPRRVFKRWPKLKRLI comes from the coding sequence ATGTTTGGGATCAATCATCCTCCACTTTTTATAAAAGACATTAAGGCCGGACTGAAAAACGTAAATGTTGTCTTTATTGTCCTGCAGTTAGAACGCGTGACCAGAATCAAAGACGGCCATGAAGTGAGATCCTACAAAGTAGCCGATGAAACGGGAAGCATCACTATTTCTGTATGGGATGAGATCGGAGAGCTCATACAGACAGGGGATATTATTCGTTTGACCAGAGGATATGCTTCAATGTGGAAAGGATGCCTGATACTTTATACTGGAAGAGATGGTGAACTTCAAAAAATTGGAGAATATTGTATGGTGTATTCAGAAGTGCCAAATTTCAGTGAACCAAACCCAGATTATACAGGGCAGCAGAACAAAGCGGTACAAAATGAGAAGGACAGAGTGAGTGTTGGTACTTTTGGGCCAGTTGGAAATGGTGTTAAGACTAGGCCTGAATCAAGGGGATATCATCTTCCATATACTGGTACAAGAAGTGGCCGGAAACCCATCAATCAACAGCTTCCAGGAGCTCATAGTAGTCAAACAGTCATGACCACAATAAGTAATAAAAGGGATCCGAGAAGAGTCTTTAAAAGATGGCCTAAGCTAAAGAGACTCATATAG